Proteins from a genomic interval of Streptomyces fodineus:
- a CDS encoding thiolase family protein — MPRTVRDVVFVDGVRTPFGKAGPKGIYHETRADDLVVKAIRELLRRNPGLDPKKIDEVAIAATTQIGDQGLTLGRTAGILAGLPQSVPGYSIDRMCAGALTAVTTTAGSIAFGAYDAVIAGGVEHMGRHPMGEGVDPNPRFVSEKLVDESALFMGMTAENLHDRYPHITKLRADEYAVRSQEKAAKAYANGKIQQDLVPISVRRTNPEAGETGWGLVTADEPMRPGTTLENLQGLKTPFRVHGRVTAGNAAGLNDGATASIIASEDFARENDLPVKMRLVSYAFAGVEPEVMGYGPIPATEKALAKAGLGISDIGLFEINEAFAVQVLALLDHYGIADDDERVNQYGGAIAFGHPLASSGVRLMTQLARQFEEQRHVRYGLTTMCVGFGMGATVIWENPHFEGDK; from the coding sequence CCGGGAGCTGCTGCGCCGCAACCCCGGTCTTGACCCGAAGAAGATCGACGAGGTCGCCATCGCGGCCACCACGCAGATCGGCGACCAGGGTCTGACCCTGGGCCGTACCGCGGGGATCCTCGCGGGTCTGCCGCAGTCCGTGCCCGGCTACTCCATCGACCGCATGTGCGCCGGCGCCCTGACCGCCGTGACGACCACCGCCGGTTCGATCGCGTTCGGCGCCTACGACGCCGTCATCGCCGGTGGCGTGGAGCACATGGGCCGCCACCCGATGGGCGAGGGCGTGGACCCCAACCCGCGGTTCGTGAGCGAGAAGCTGGTCGACGAGTCGGCCCTGTTCATGGGCATGACGGCGGAGAACCTGCACGACCGCTACCCGCACATCACCAAGCTGCGCGCCGACGAGTACGCGGTGCGCTCGCAGGAGAAGGCCGCCAAGGCGTACGCCAACGGCAAGATCCAGCAGGACCTGGTGCCGATCTCGGTGCGCCGGACCAACCCGGAGGCCGGTGAGACCGGCTGGGGTCTGGTCACGGCCGACGAGCCGATGCGTCCGGGCACCACCCTGGAGAACCTTCAGGGCCTCAAGACGCCGTTCCGTGTGCACGGGCGGGTCACCGCCGGTAACGCGGCCGGTCTGAACGACGGTGCGACGGCCTCGATCATCGCCTCCGAGGACTTCGCCCGCGAGAACGACCTGCCGGTCAAGATGCGCCTCGTCTCCTACGCCTTCGCGGGCGTGGAGCCGGAGGTCATGGGCTACGGCCCGATCCCGGCCACGGAGAAGGCCCTCGCCAAGGCGGGGCTCGGCATCTCCGACATCGGCCTGTTCGAGATCAACGAGGCCTTCGCCGTCCAGGTGCTGGCCCTCCTCGACCACTACGGCATCGCGGACGACGACGAGCGCGTCAACCAGTACGGCGGCGCCATCGCCTTCGGTCACCCGCTGGCCTCCTCCGGCGTCCGGCTGATGACGCAGCTGGCCCGCCAGTTCGAGGAGCAGCGACACGTCCGCTACGGCCTGACCACCATGTGCGTCGGCTTCGGCATGGGCGCGACGGTCATCTGGGAGAACCCGCACTTCGAGGGGGACAAGTGA
- a CDS encoding 3-hydroxyacyl-CoA dehydrogenase NAD-binding domain-containing protein yields MSTTAELLKQASELFPDEVVTSAHVRHLDLPFGAGRFALITLDNGFDHTKPTTFGPGSLANLNTAIDQVEKEAADGEIVGAGITGKPFIFAVGADLKGVEILKEREHALAIGKGGHDVFKRLANLAVPTFAYYNGAAMGGGVEVGLHCTYRTVSTAVPAFSLPEVFLGLVPGWGGCTLLPNLIGADKAVSVIIENSLNQNKQLKGRQVFELGIADALFEGADFLEQSLLWTAQVLKGDVQVERPVIDRGEAWDQAVARGRFVADSKVHGAAPAAYRALDIVAAAKNGDLQQGYDAEDQALADLIMSGELRAGIYAFNLVQKRGKRPAGAPDKNLARPVTKVGVVGAGLMASQLALLFLRRLEVPVVLTDIDQERVDKGVGYVHAEIDKLLGKGRINQDKANRLKALVTGVLDKAEGFADADFVIEAVFEEIGVKQQVFAEVEAVAPAHAILATNTSSLSVTEMASKLKHPERVVGFHFFNPVAVLPLLEIVRGEQTDDASLATAFAVAKKLKKTAVLVKDAPAFVVNRILTRFMGEIQNVIDEGTPVEVAEKAVEPLGLPMSPLVLLELVGPAIGLHVSETLNRAFPDRFTVSPNLAAVVKAGKRGFYVYDSGKPELDPEVAALLKQGDSVLTEEQVRERVLDAVAQEIGLMLDEGVVAEAQDIDLCLITGAGWPFHLGGITPYLDREGVSERVNGKKFLAPGVASVPA; encoded by the coding sequence GTGAGCACCACCGCCGAGCTTTTGAAGCAGGCCTCCGAACTGTTCCCGGACGAGGTCGTCACGAGCGCGCACGTACGCCACCTCGACCTGCCGTTCGGCGCGGGGCGGTTCGCCCTGATCACGCTGGACAACGGCTTCGACCACACCAAGCCGACCACCTTCGGCCCCGGCTCGCTGGCGAACCTGAACACCGCCATCGACCAGGTCGAGAAGGAGGCGGCGGACGGCGAGATCGTCGGCGCCGGCATCACCGGCAAGCCGTTCATCTTCGCTGTCGGTGCCGACCTCAAGGGCGTGGAGATCCTCAAGGAGCGCGAGCACGCGCTCGCCATCGGCAAGGGCGGCCACGACGTCTTCAAGCGTCTGGCCAACCTGGCCGTCCCGACCTTCGCCTACTACAACGGCGCGGCGATGGGCGGCGGTGTCGAGGTCGGCCTGCACTGCACCTACCGCACGGTGTCGACGGCCGTCCCGGCGTTCTCGCTCCCCGAGGTCTTCCTCGGCCTGGTCCCCGGCTGGGGCGGCTGCACCCTGCTGCCGAACCTGATCGGCGCCGACAAGGCCGTCTCGGTCATCATCGAGAACTCGCTGAACCAGAACAAGCAGCTCAAGGGCCGGCAGGTCTTCGAGCTCGGCATCGCCGACGCGCTCTTCGAGGGCGCCGACTTCCTGGAGCAGTCGCTGCTGTGGACCGCTCAGGTCCTCAAGGGCGACGTCCAGGTCGAGCGTCCGGTGATCGACCGCGGTGAGGCCTGGGACCAGGCCGTCGCGCGGGGCCGGTTCGTCGCCGACTCCAAGGTGCACGGCGCGGCCCCGGCCGCCTACCGCGCCCTCGACATCGTCGCGGCCGCCAAGAACGGCGACCTGCAGCAGGGTTACGACGCCGAGGACCAGGCCCTCGCGGACCTGATCATGAGCGGCGAACTGCGCGCCGGCATCTACGCGTTCAACCTCGTCCAGAAGCGCGGCAAGCGTCCCGCCGGCGCCCCGGACAAGAACCTGGCCCGCCCGGTCACCAAGGTCGGCGTCGTCGGCGCCGGTCTGATGGCCTCGCAGCTGGCCCTGCTCTTCCTGCGCCGCCTGGAGGTGCCGGTCGTGCTGACCGACATCGACCAGGAGCGCGTCGACAAGGGTGTGGGCTACGTCCACGCCGAGATCGACAAGCTGCTCGGCAAGGGCCGGATCAACCAGGACAAGGCCAACCGCCTCAAGGCGCTGGTCACCGGCGTCCTGGACAAGGCCGAGGGCTTCGCGGACGCCGACTTCGTCATCGAGGCCGTCTTCGAGGAGATCGGCGTCAAGCAGCAGGTGTTCGCCGAGGTCGAGGCGGTCGCCCCGGCGCACGCGATCCTCGCGACCAACACCTCCTCGCTGTCGGTGACGGAGATGGCGTCGAAGCTGAAGCACCCCGAGCGGGTCGTGGGCTTCCACTTCTTCAACCCGGTCGCGGTCCTGCCGCTGCTGGAGATCGTCCGCGGCGAGCAGACCGACGACGCCTCCCTCGCGACGGCGTTCGCCGTCGCCAAGAAGCTGAAGAAGACCGCGGTCCTGGTCAAGGACGCCCCGGCGTTCGTCGTGAACCGCATCCTGACCCGCTTCATGGGCGAGATCCAGAACGTCATCGACGAGGGCACCCCGGTCGAGGTCGCCGAGAAGGCCGTCGAGCCGCTCGGTCTGCCGATGTCCCCGCTGGTGCTGCTGGAGCTGGTCGGCCCGGCGATCGGCCTGCACGTCTCGGAGACCCTCAACCGGGCCTTCCCGGACCGCTTCACGGTGTCCCCGAACCTCGCGGCCGTCGTCAAGGCGGGCAAGCGCGGCTTCTACGTCTACGACAGCGGCAAGCCGGAGCTGGACCCGGAGGTCGCCGCGCTGCTGAAGCAGGGCGACAGCGTCCTGACCGAGGAGCAGGTCCGCGAGCGCGTCCTGGACGCGGTGGCGCAGGAGATCGGGCTCATGCTCGACGAGGGCGTCGTCGCCGAGGCCCAGGACATCGACCTCTGCCTGATCACGGGCGCCGGCTGGCCCTTCCACCTGGGCGGCATCACGCCGTACCTGGACCGCGAGGGCGTCTCGGAGCGCGTGAACGGCAAGAAGTTCCTGGCACCGGGCGTGGCGAGCGTCCCGGCGTAA